The sequence AGACCTGAAATCCTGTGAATAAAATACTTTAACGTTACACAATCATGGGCAATCACTTTCACAACCGCCTAAAAAACAGAAAACCGCGAAGACCCGGtagcaaaaataaaagaataggATGGCAATCTGtagaaaaaatgaagtgtttatTTGAATTGTAAACCAACATAATAAGCCCGAGAAATGCAAGTAAAATCTACCACAAAACtacagcaaaaaaaaaacagttagTTAAGAAACGCTTCAATCAAATGAGATTACAGGAATTCTGCAGTCAGGTCAACACAACTACAATTTCAACAAAGAGCCAAATTACATCAGATCAAATGCATAAACAGCGTACCGCAGAATCACATACGCACACAACTTAAAATAACGCTTAAACAACAAACAACCATAACGAAAAAAACACAACCAAAGCAACTTAAACGCATAAAGCACGTTGTCAACAATAggattataaaaaaatcattaaaccaCGGTCATTTATAAGGAGATCTTCAAACAAAAGCGTAGACCTGtcaaaacaaaaccaaaatcaaaatcaaaatcaaacctTGTAAGCAGTCACAATTCTCGGCCTCTTTGCGAACAACATCCAGGACGGAATCAATCAATTCCGCTCCCTCGGTGTAATGCCCCTTGGCCCAATTGTTCCCGGCACCAGACTgaccaaaaacaaaattatcagGCCTGAAGATCTGTCCAAAAGGACCAGATCTGACGGAATCCATAGTACCAGGCTCAAGGTCCATGAGGACAGCACGGGGTACGTATCTTCCGCCGCTGGCCTCATTGTAGTATACATTGAGGCGCTCGAGCTGTATATCGGAATCCCCGCTGTATCTTCCAGCCTGATCGATGCCGTGCTCGTCACAGATCACCTCCCAGAACTTGGCGCCGATCTGGTTGCCGCATTGACCACCTTGGATATGCAAGATTTCTCTCATATTCTCGGATCGGTTGCAGAATATGAAGACGGAGAAATGGAAAATGGCGAGTTTAATCCAGTAGATTGGGAGGAGCGGATGAGAGAAAATGGAGAGAGAGACCTGCACAGATCAACTTTAGCTAGGGTGGGATTTacgaattaattatttattttaaaataattattattgtaaatactAAATAGCCCTTTCTctttttgttgataatataataataataataataatacatgaaGATGGTGAGACCACAGATCTAACTGTCGCTGGCATAAAGATAGAacctaatttttaatatatattagttactatgcacacgcgatgcgtgtgtgtacaatcttttttattattatcgatggactaaagtgaaatttgacaaattatgaaaggactaaattgatatttaaattgttgaaataaaaataaataaaaataaaagtgtgtgttgaaattaaaacaaaaacaaaaaacaaaaaacaaaagtgtaatattaatatcgtataagggtaaaattggaaaaaaatttggtgtctctctaggtagttattatcatgttctcacacttaatataatagtatagatacaCAACGAAAATGATCTTCCGACttaattttgtaatatatatattttatttggatcactcataaaaaatattaatttttattataattatagacAATGTTGATTTATCTCACGAATAACGATATGTGATACTATCACAAATGacttactatatatatatataattttttattatgcgCATCAACCATTTATTTTTATGTCCACCGATAATGTGATATAACAAAAGTGTATATAAACATGATTAAAATTAAGGATTGATAATACgattattaaaaaaacttgCACTTTACATGACTAAACAAGCCAATGAATTGTtgataagataaaaaaataaaaacaaaaacattcaaattatatgattaaaaatgtaaatcacggttgataaatataaaagtgaaaaaaatacaaattataaaaaaatataatcattcccttaaaaatacaataacaGTCAAGTTCTTATAGTAATATCCAAAATCCAATTCATACCAACTTTATATggtgtatttttgttatttccagtgtttaatttaatttattatctaaTAATCTGAAtaagttatattttatttagtttcaaGATCGCCTTTTTGTTGTTTCATGACACTTtcaagaatttgattttttaaaaaaatttaagattttgtgagaaccaaagattatatagtctttatgaaaattttataaatttattgattaatgCTAATGAGCAATTACGATAACTAATAGTCAAACGCACGCGTTACATGCTTCTACTATTTGATTTCTGtaacaaaaaaatgataaaataaaaagtgggttttttgcaaataaatattcactaaagaaaaaaaaagaaaatgtgatattttcgTAATTAAACGGTGTCATCAAATGATACATAAAAAGTAAGAGTCgtgatattttcataatttaatatgacGAACAAAAAAACGAGTGTTTGAAATTATCAATTTGTTTAACCTTTTTTTTATCGTGATTAAGATTAGAGtaagaaaaaaatcataaatttctTTAAACTTCGTCAAATCAATTAAGAGCagattttttgtgagacgggtcaactctaacgatattcacaataaaaaataatactcttagcataaaaagtaatattttttttatggatgacccaaataaaagatccgtctcacaaaatacgacccgtgagaccgtctcatataaatttttgtcattAATTAACAGTAAGTTGGAGAAACAttgatttatttacaaaataattattcttcaaaattaaaaaaatcactaATAAATTATTTCTCTTTGATGTGGGGGTGTAACGGTCCCCCGACGATTTTGCGGGGATTGGCTGTGAGAAATGCTTTGACTCCACAACTTCTGTCCTTCCTTTTTCCGCCCAANggtggaagtcacagctttccggcgtccaggcctccccaataatatgagccagacactgtccgcgggtagcgatcaacatgcaaccacggttgatggaaggcaagaaaaaattaaactcttttaatttttactttttcggtttgatataaattttgaatcatattcaaaatgagggattttaattttaaaaaaaacacgtgCCATGTTTGTATGCTTGcaggattcatgcaactatattatttaataatatacatgcatactactatatatcacatatatcataatatgacattcaacaataaataaataaggatgatcgagagccttgaccaatgtgttaggtgtatgttaggatattttactgttttattcattttgttaatatttgatattattaaagtgggcctggtttatggctcgttcccaccccatgagatgtatcccttatgtgccatggctatttaaatgtgacatagtctagcgtgccatatttgtgcgggttTTGGATCATCTatctttattttgtttgttgttgaaatcatgtttacttggacattcacttatcatttccagaacatttctagtgcaatttagaagaggaccaaatattccagtcgtggaccggattagaagatttgaagaaaattNNNNNNNNNNNNNNNNNNNNNNNNNNNNNNNNNNNNNNNNNNNNNNNNNNNNNNNNNNNNNNNNNNNNNNNNNNNNNNNNNNNNNNNNNNNNNNNNNNNNaatcaatccaccatgtgctataaatcatattaaccatattagattcatagcagacaaatgaagtaggaatacctttATTTTCAAGCCAgtctttaaatttattgcaatctttcttcatgtgtcccgtcttcttacagaagaaacacttagattctttcttaatgtcaggttgaggtggaattattcctttcccttttcccttgactttggcttgcttcttaaatttttcttgtgtagtcataaagacattatcacttgtttccatcaacaaccttccttcctcttgaacacacatggtcattaattcattaattgaccatttatccttatgtgtgttgtaagaaattttgaagggtccatattgctgtggaagagtgcataaaatgtagtgcacaagaaaagtctcagacatttccacttcaagtgtcttgagccgagccgctatgtcccacattttcattatgtgctctcgcacacctctcacactggtgagccttaatgaagagaatttcataattagggtgcttgctagtgccttatctgaagactgaaattgttcatcaatagccatcagtaattctttgacattattatgctggtcgacagaaccacgcatgccagcagagattttggtctttatgaacattacgcagagtcgattagatcgctcccatttttcataaagataaTAGCAGATGAttcgtctttccgtatagcataatcaatatccatccaccctaattgaagaagaattctttctttccatattttatagttatcgctctttagttcgggaatgtcacatttcatatcagaaaaactcgcagattgcataactgcacaaaatatcatatacttaaaattttgagacaatatcatgttttaccaatgtaattcatgttttaaaaatctagtgacataaaatttgcctgtaggctaaaattttaattcaataaaatttttctttaactttatgataaaactatcaaaaggTATTTTCCTAAACTCCTGagggtaaattaagaaaaatataatttgatattttaatctaattagttatataaatataataaaaatccttgtgaggtaaaatttattatgtttatataattaattacaattgatgtccattatgtgatccaaatccacttaatgcataatttttttttcataattaaggatgttgtggctattcctcaattatttaaaattatacggttcaccggacaaaattggacaaaattttggctttactttaatacatactttatataataattatttagtaacataatcaacattttccaagagtgctctcaggaaagataggtagtgTTAAGaccctttaaatacctaactcctagtcagagcaacgttcctcagggagaccagtggctaGTCAAGGCAATTTCAACCGATCTTTGAAGTACTCCCTCCGATTATGTTTTCTTTtgtcaccttataattattattcaacttaattattcacatttatgtgaatctttataagccaaaaattttcattaaataactttatattcacatttttacttaatatgaacaaatacgttccccatcagtttttctcttcaatcagagtatTGATAAAGTAATGATCACATTTACGTGAAAATGTGGGCTCCTCATCAGTTTTTATCTTtcatcagagtagtgataaagtgaggattatttgttcatttgtgaacatctgaaatattttataatattatattcacatcttacttgatatgttcatttcaaattataaacaactcaatataatttaatatgaacataatgtgaattaccaaaataattttcaatacaatttgcattttaaaaaacttcaaaaataaatgcaagtataatattaaatttgcatgtacacatcaaagacttatccataatatttgacattatataaaacatgcaaaaataatttctaaacatgtattagaaTATGTCgaacttgaaattatttttaatatgtacaaattatttaaccaaatgctaTATATATaccgaattatacatataacttaataacacattaatcattatttatttatttattattaattttatttaaataataaatattttctttacgATAATTGATTTGTCAAATTGTGGGTCANTCTTCTTAAAAAATTGCTCtccaaaaaattttgttttatttttcaaattcagAAACTTTATACAATTTTCAAGATCTCATCCGAGAACTCCGTAGTGCAAcgtgaagaaatttttcacaagaaattttcaggtaaatttcttaatttatgATATCCAAACTTTCATATTTACGTAAACTTTATAACTTTAAGCTTTTACGCAAAACTTTTCCGATAtccaattttcagaaaatgaaaacaatattttcaaggcagaggtatcacggctctgataccaaatgttagatattattctcaaaatcatgtttctacgtatttataaacatgatatataatatgcggaagcttaatcgagaattacctccagccattgaaaactttgaaattctctgcttttcttctcggttgaagccttctaagcacttcacgttctctgtagatggtgtatatttcttatgaagtgtgtgcttagggacctcaatcgctctatttataggcgtttctcataccatcgatgagttATTGCGGGAGCCGAGATTTAGAAGGAGAGTCGTgtacgcatctaaattttcttggccgtcgccaatttcaatttgtacacgctacttcttttaacatgtgtcatatttcttacaaGATAAAGTCAAATTTGtgtaaaaaggaaaaaaaaaagacaattaCAATTTACTTGAAATACTttcttgtttcagattttgGAAATATTTTCCACTGAGCTGGTTTTCTAAAATGTTCGAAAGAAATATTCTTTGTCACCGATGTATCGTTTGGTTACTGATTCAAATTTCAACAGTTTAGGTTGTTCTAGCTATAAACAAATAGCGAGTAGTGACAGCAGAAGCTTTATGTTTGAATCTCCTTTGGAAACTCAGATTTATTCATATTCGGAATCCCTATCTCATAGAGATTGTGAACAATCGAGTCTTCATTCAATAAAACATTCCATTCGTCATCTTTCAATATCTTAAATATCTTTTTGGATTTTTCTATTGTAGTAGAGCTCTTACAATATTATTGgatttttggatatttttatGTAAGCCTTATATCATTGGACTCCATGTCTTAAATTCGATATATCTGTTCAATCATATAATAGCCACATTTGATTTTGCACTAATTTTATTATAGTTTTTAAAATAGAGCTAAattaaatagatttttttaaatatatttttaaaattttgatcacATGttcttctttttaattttttttctcggATTTCATCTTTCTTAGTGGCATCAGACTAGATGTATAAGGTAGATTATTTGCCGTCCCCTTACATGCGCACAGAGAGTCTAGCTCCCCCAGCAGGCTGACCAGCGAGCATTCTACTGATTTGaatggggaaaaaaataaaacttttggATTTGCCACTCTCATGCACATATTCATTGCTGGCCTTAATAAATAGTCAAGCAGACAATTTAACGTTATTTTGCATGTCGAAGTTCGGGTTTGCTGTTAGCAGTTGTCGCATCCATTTTTATCTGTAACAATCCCTTTGAAATTTGACCATTACCAATGTGATTTTTGCTCAAGTTTCTTACTTCTGCTATTAAGATTAAAATATCCCAATAATCTTCTATTTCTAGAATATgtatattatgtatatatatatctctgAATTGTAGCCATAATAGTAGCACTGAATTGTAGCCATAATATTAGCCATAATTTTGGTTTGtaagattatatatattacCTACGGGTGAATGAATAAGAGCAAGGGAATACCAATTCtatcatggtatcagagcactaGCAGCCTAGCAAGCtcttaccaatttttttttccttcttttcgaTTTCTTCAGCCATCATAATCAGCCTCTTTCTCCGATTCTTCTCATCATGGCCGACGATGGCAAAATCGATCCCAACTCTCCCTATTATCTTGGGTCTGGAGATCAACCTGGAAATATGATCACCCACGTGATCCTCTCTACTGAAAATTATATTGCCTGGGCTCGTGCAATTAAGCTGTCTTTGAAAGCTCGTCGAAAGTTTGCGTTTATTGATGGGACAATCACCAAACCGATGGAGAAGAAGAAACAACTCGATTGGGACACTGTCAATTCTATGCTTGTTTCATGGATCACGCGGACTCTTGATCCGAAATTGGCCGCCTCCGTTCCTTTTCATGATGAAGCAAAACGCCTTTGGGACGATCTTGAGAAGCGTTTTTGCGTGGCCAACGGTCCTCGTCTTCAACAATTGAGGGCCGATATCACCAACTGTAGGCAAAATTCAAATATGTCTATTGATGATTATTATACTCGTTTGATGGGATTGTATGATGAATTGGATCGTCTCAAGCCTCTCCATGCGTGCGAATGTGGTAATTGTACCTGTGATGTTGCTGGTCGATTCGCTACGGATCGGGAGGAAGAGAAACTCCATCAATTTCTCATTGGCATTAACGATGAGTTATATGCAACGGTACGCTCTAATTTGTTGTCCACCTCACCTTTACCTGATCTCGATCGTGTGTATCAAGCATGCCTACAGGAAGAAAAGTCTCGGGGTATTGCTCGAGATAGAGCGGCCAAGGAGGAAATCCATGCGTTTACTCTCCAAACTGCACAACCCAAGGCTCGTTTTACCCGTCTTGATAAATCCAAATTGTATTGCTCTACTTGCAAGCGACTGGGTCATGATAACGATTCTTGTTTCAAAATTCATGGATATCCGGATTGGTGGGAAGATCGTAACCGTGGAGTCCAAGGCCGTGCACGGCCCAACGCACAACCACCTCTTGCGGCTCCTCCAAATGCTCCTCGTGGTCGACCCAAAGCCGCGGCTGCCATGGTCGTGACTTCCAATGATGTGGCAGGTGGGGGGAGCGATTCAGTTGATTCATCTCATGAGTCTCCTGGCCTTTCTATGCATGATTTAAAACCGGAACAGGTTcagattttattaaatatgataaataatcaCCAGCATGATCAGATGATGGGTGAGCTCTCTTCCTTTTCCTGGATTATTGATACTGGTGCTTCTCACCATGTTACTGGCACTGAATCATGTTTGACAGACACTCATCATATTCCGCAATGTTCTGTTGGGTTACCTAACGGCGCACATGCCATTGCTACTAAGGCTGGCCGCGTTTTGTTGACTGATGGGTTGATACTAGAGAATGTTTTATTTGTACCACAGTTCCATTTCAACTTAATCTCGGTGTCACAACTAATTGATGATTCTAAATGTCTTTTACAATTCACTGCTTCTTTATGTGCTATACAGGACCTACGCTCGGGGAGTGTGATTGGAGCCGGTGAACGTAAGGATGGACTCTATTATTTTCGGCGGATTCCTACAGTGTGTGTGGTAACGGTTCCAGAGATTTCGGATTTTGAGTTGTGGCATCGCCGTCTGGGGCATCCGTCAGATAGAGTAGTCAAGTTAGTTCCGGCTATTTCTTCCAGTACATCTAGAAAGAAATTGAATAAAGCATGTGATGTTTGTCCTCAAGCAAAACATAAACGTGATAGTTTCCCTGTTAGTGATAGTAAAGACAGCCGAATTTTTGAACTCATTCACTGTGATTTATGGGGCCCGAACACTATACCCTCTTCATGTGGAGCACATTATTTTTTGACTTtggtggatgatttttcaagagcTGTATGGGTTTATTTATTGCGTTCAAAAACACAAGTTTATCAAGTTTTTTGTTCGTTTCTTTCTATGATTGCCCGCCAGTTTGAAACACATGTCAAATTAATACGGAGTGACAATGGTACGGAGTTTAAAtgtatgttggattattttgaTACACATGGCATTATTTTTCAAACCTCTTGCGTTGggactcctcagcaaaatggtcgTGTGGAACGCAAACATCAACATATTCTTAATGTGGGTCGTGCTTTGATGTTTCAAGGCAATCTTCCTATTACTTTTTGGGGGGAATGTGTGCTTGGTGCGGTGTATCTCATTAACAGAACTCCGTCTGGCTTGCTCCAAAATAAAACTCCTTTTGAAATTCTCTTTGGCAAGGCACCTGATTTTAATGAACTTAAGGTTTTTGGTTGTTTAGCTTTTGCACACAATCAAAAGGCCAAAGGCAATAAATTTGCTCCTCGAAGTAGGAAGTGTGTTTTTATTGGTTATCCACATGGGAAGAAAGGGTGGAAATTGTATGACATTCAGACAGGTGACATCTTTGTTTCCAGAGATGTAAAGTTTCATGAAAATGAATTTCCCTACCAGACTGTCTCTACTTCTCAAGTGCCCGCCTCTTCCTCGTCGCCGCCTGATTCTAATGTGGGGATTGATGTTGATCTTTTGGATGACTTGGAATCTGTTTTGGTTGATGACCCCGCAGCCCCTGCGATTGGGACTGATACTGTATTGGAACCCACATTGCCTCCCGTGCCCCCTGCACTTTCGTCTCCTCCTGCATGTGCCGATGCCTTGGGGCGCGGGTTGCGGGATAAGCGTCCCTCTGTTCTTCTTCGTGACTTTGTTACCCACACTGTTCAAACTTCGAGTCCATCTGAGTGTTCACCGTCCTCTACTAGCTCCTCAGGTACTTCTTATCCTATAGCACATTATGTGAATTGTAATAAGTTTTCTCCACGACACCGTGCTTTCCTTGCAGCTATCACTGAGGGCATTGAGCCTCGTTCTTTTAAAGAAGCTATGCAACATGAAGGTTGGCGCGAGGCTATGCAGAAAGAAATTGCTGCTTTAGAATCTAATGGCACTTGGGAAATGACAGTTTTGCCTCCTCATAAAAAGGCTCTTGGTTCTAAATGGGTATACGAAATTAAATACCATGCAGATGGGCAAATAGAGCGTCTTAAGGCCCGTCTGGTTGTTTTCGGCAATCGTCAAGTTGAGGGGGTTGATTATAACGAAACTTTTGCTCCAGTTGCGAAAATGGTCATTGTTCGTGCCTTCTTAGCAGTTGCAGCGGTCAAGAATTGGGCTTTGCATCAGATGGATGTTCATAATGCGTTTCTGCATGGTGATCTTGATGAAGAAGTTTACATGAAACTTCCTCCTGGCTTCAACGATCGCACTCCTGGCTTAGTGTGTCGTCTTAAGAAGTCTTTGTATGGTCTACGACAGGCTCCGCGGTGTTGGTTTGCTAAGCTAGCTGCTTCTTTGAAGACCTATGGTTTCCTTCAATCTTATTCAGATTATTCTCTGTTTACTCTACATCAGGGATCGGTTCAACTTAATGTTCTTGTGTATGTTGATGATCTCATCATTTCTGGTAATGATGCTTCCGCTATTGACCATTTCAAGGCATATTTGCATGAGTGTTTCCATATGAAAGATTTGGGTGTCCTAAAGTATTTTCTTGGTATTGAGGTTGCCCGTAATTCAGAGGGCATCTTCTTGTGTCAACGAAAATACACTCTTGATATTATTGCTGAAACTGGCTTATTGGGGTCACGTCCCGTTGGCTTTCCCATTGAGCAGCATCACACATTGGCTCTCGCCAAAGGCCCTTCGCTCGCTGATCCTGACAGGTATAGACGACTTGTGGGTCGTCTCATTTACTTATCCTCCACCCGTCCTGACTTGGTCTATTCAGTTCATATCTTGGCTCAATTTATGCAACACCCTCGTCAGGATCATTGGGATGCGGCGCTCCGTACGGTCCGTTACTTAAAAGGATGTCCGGGTCAAGGCATTCTTCTTCGCACCGATTGTGAGTTATCTCTAACAGGTTGGTGTGATTCAGATTGGGCTACGTGCCCTTTGACTAGACGGTCTCTTACTGGTTGGATAGTGTTTCTCGGGTCTTCTCCGATTTCTTGGAAAACCAAGAAACAACATACGGTGTCCCGGTCTTCTGCAGAAGCCGAGTATCGCTCCATGGCCGCAGTCACTTCAGAGTTGAAATGGCTCAAAGCTTTGCTTTCAAGTTTGGGTGTCACACATTCGCCAGCCATGCGCTTATACTGTGATAGTCAGTCGGCACTCTACATTGCTCAAAATCCTGTCTTTCATGAGCGTACAAAGCATATTGAAGTTGATTGTCATTATGTACGTGATGCTATCCGCGACGGTATTATTTCTACGTATCATGTATCTACTGAGGATCAGCTTGCCGACATATTCACCAAGGCTCTTGGCAAGCGCCAGTTCTTGTATTTACTTGGCAAGTTGGGCATTTGTGATCTTCATGCTCCAACTTGAGGGGGGTATTAAGATTAAAATATCCCAATAATCTTCTATTTCTAGAATATgtatattatgtatatatatatctctgAATTGTAGCCATAATAGTAGCACTGAATTGTAGCCATAATATTAGCCATAATTTTGGTTTGtaagattatatatattacCTACGGGTGAATGAATAAGAGCAAGGGAATACCAATTCTATCATCTGCATTTGTTTCTTTTATGCTGTAGGCCTGTTCTTGGTTTCATAATGTCAGATCTTGAGGCCCCATTACGCCCCAAGAGAAAGAAGATCTGGGTGGATTACTTTGTCCAATTCCGATGGATAATAGTCATCTTTGTTGTTCTTCCCATTTCCTTCACATTGTACTTCCTCACTTACCTTGGGGATGTGAGGTCTGAGTGCAAATCATTCAAGAAGCGCCAGGAAGAGCATGATGAAAATGTCAAGAATGTTGTTAAACGCCTCAAGGAGAGGAACCCCCAAAAAGATGGTCTAGTCTGCACAGCCCGGAAACCTTGGATTGCTGTTGGAATGCGCAATGTAGATTATAAGCGTGCTCGACATTATGAGGTTGACCTTTCTTCCTTCAGAAACATTCTTGACATTGACAAGGAGCGAATGATTGCTAGAGTGGAGCCTTTGGTCAACATGGGTCAGATTTCCAGGGTTACTGTTCCAATGAATCTTTCCCTCGCCGTTGTTGCAGAGCTTGATGATCTGACTGTTGGTGGCCTGATCAATGGGTACGGAATTGAAGGAAGCTCCCATATTTATGGTCTGTTCTCGGATACAGTTGTGGCTTATGAAATTGTTTTGGCAGATGGTCGGTTGGTCAGAGCCACAAAAGACAATGAATACTCTGATCTTTACTATGCTATCCCGTGGTCTCAGGGGACACTTGGACTTCTTGTTGCTGCTGAGATTAAGCTTATACCTATTAAGGAGTACATGAAGCTAACATACAAGCCAGTAGTGGGTAATCTAAAGGAGCTTGCACAAGCGTACATGGATTCCCTTGCACCCAGAGATGGAGACCAGGATGATTCTGACAAGGTTCCAGACTTTGTTGAGACCATGATTTACTCTCCAACAGAAGCTGTGTGTATGACAGGAAAGTATGCTTCTAAAGAAGAAGCAAAGAAGAAGGGAAATAAAATCAATAGTGttggttggtggttcaaaccGTGGTTTTACCAGCATGCCGAGACAGCATTGAAAAAGGGGGAGTTTGTTGAATATATCCCTACCAGAGAATATTATCACAGGCATAC comes from Primulina huaijiensis isolate GDHJ02 chromosome 5, ASM1229523v2, whole genome shotgun sequence and encodes:
- the LOC140976908 gene encoding delta(24)-sterol reductase-like, translating into MSDLEAPLRPKRKKIWVDYFVQFRWIIVIFVVLPISFTLYFLTYLGDVRSECKSFKKRQEEHDENVKNVVKRLKERNPQKDGLVCTARKPWIAVGMRNVDYKRARHYEVDLSSFRNILDIDKERMIARVEPLVNMGQISRVTVPMNLSLAVVAELDDLTVGGLINGYGIEGSSHIYGLFSDTVVAYEIVLADGRLVRATKDNEYSDLYYAIPWSQGTLGLLVAAEIKLIPIKEYMKLTYKPVVGNLKELAQAYMDSLAPRDGDQDDSDKVPDFVETMIYSPTEAVCMTGKYASKEEAKKKGNKINSVGWWFKPWFYQHAETALKKGEFVEYIPTREYYHRHTRCLYWEGKLILPFADQCWFRYLLGWLMPPKVSLLKATQGEAIRNYYHEMHVIQDMLVPLYKVGDALEWVHREMELYPLWLCPHRLFKLPVKTMVYPEPGFELQHRQGDTYYAQMYTDVGVYYAPGPVLRGEEFDGAGAVRKMEDWLIENHGFQPQYAVSELSEKNFWRMFDAGLYEQCRKKYGTVGTFMSVYYKSKKGRKTEKEVQEAEKEILETPDAEADNPGDY